One Tepidisphaeraceae bacterium genomic window carries:
- a CDS encoding polymer-forming cytoskeletal protein, with translation MAEANPTDFPTVLGPDANFKGELSFEKGMRLQGKFEGKINTPGRLHVSREARLSADVDAGAIIVEGDVKGNLSAADRIELKATARYEGDLRASKLVVDEGAVFAGHVTVGPEAIKNRPPQGGNMGQARPPMGQPAGNAAGMPPANLQGQPLK, from the coding sequence ATGGCGGAAGCCAACCCGACCGATTTCCCGACCGTCCTCGGCCCCGACGCGAACTTCAAAGGTGAGCTGTCGTTCGAGAAGGGCATGCGCCTGCAGGGCAAGTTCGAGGGCAAGATCAACACGCCCGGCCGGCTGCACGTGTCGCGCGAGGCGCGCCTGAGCGCCGACGTCGATGCCGGCGCGATCATCGTGGAAGGCGACGTGAAGGGAAACCTGTCTGCCGCCGACCGCATCGAGCTGAAGGCCACCGCCCGCTATGAAGGCGATCTGCGCGCCAGCAAGCTGGTGGTCGACGAAGGCGCAGTGTTCGCCGGTCACGTGACGGTGGGCCCCGAAGCGATCAAGAACCGCCCGCCGCAGGGCGGTAACATGGGTCAGGCCCGCCCCCCGATGGGCCAGCCCGCCGGTAACGCCGCCGGCATGCCCCCGGCAAACCTGCAGGGTCAGCCGCTGAAGTAA